The following coding sequences lie in one Pseudarthrobacter phenanthrenivorans Sphe3 genomic window:
- a CDS encoding RluA family pseudouridine synthase, whose protein sequence is MPERMVVTEEFGGARADAGLAALLGVSRSVAASLLAEGHVLAKGKPLGKSAKLVAGDVLQVSMPERRDPLEVVEEVVEGLKILLDDEDFAVVDKPVGVAAHPSPGWVGPTVVGGLAGAGYRISTSGSPERAGIVHRLDVGTSGVMVVAKSERAYTALKRAFKERSVDKVYHAVVQGLPDPVVGTIDAPIGRHPGHDWRFAVIEDGRPSITHYEVLEAFGKASLVEVHLETGRTHQIRVHFSALRHPCAGDLTYGADPRLAATLGLTRQWLHARELGFDHPVTGERVRVTSDYPQDLAFALEVLASGQA, encoded by the coding sequence ATGCCTGAGCGCATGGTTGTCACGGAGGAATTCGGGGGAGCGCGGGCCGACGCCGGCCTGGCAGCGCTCCTGGGTGTCTCACGTTCCGTCGCTGCGTCCCTCCTGGCAGAGGGCCACGTGCTCGCCAAGGGAAAGCCGCTGGGAAAGTCGGCAAAACTGGTGGCGGGAGACGTCCTCCAGGTCAGTATGCCGGAACGGCGGGACCCGCTGGAAGTCGTGGAGGAAGTTGTGGAAGGCCTGAAGATCCTGCTGGACGACGAGGATTTCGCCGTCGTGGACAAGCCCGTTGGCGTCGCCGCCCACCCGTCGCCAGGCTGGGTGGGCCCAACCGTGGTGGGCGGTCTCGCCGGCGCCGGATACCGCATCTCCACGTCCGGCTCGCCGGAGCGGGCAGGCATCGTGCACAGGCTTGACGTGGGTACGTCGGGCGTCATGGTGGTGGCCAAGTCCGAGCGGGCCTATACCGCCCTCAAGCGCGCCTTTAAGGAACGCAGCGTGGACAAGGTTTACCACGCTGTGGTGCAGGGCCTCCCCGATCCGGTGGTGGGCACCATCGACGCACCTATCGGCCGGCATCCCGGACATGACTGGCGCTTCGCCGTCATCGAAGACGGCCGCCCTTCCATCACCCACTACGAGGTGCTGGAGGCCTTCGGCAAGGCGAGCCTGGTGGAAGTCCATTTGGAGACCGGCCGAACCCACCAGATCCGGGTCCACTTTTCGGCGCTGCGGCACCCCTGCGCCGGCGACCTCACCTACGGTGCGGATCCCCGCCTCGCCGCCACCCTTGGGCTGACGCGGCAGTGGCTGCACGCCCGGGAACTGGGATTCGACCATCCTGTGACGGGGGAACGCGTCCGGGTCACCAGCGACTACCCGCAGGACCTTGCGTTCGCTTTGGAAGTGCTCGCGTCCGGGCAGGCCTAG
- the lspA gene encoding signal peptidase II → MTDELAADSARPVPPSPRPRRAVLMSVFAGFALFAYVLDQLTKLWVTSSMVEGERIPVIPPLLHWYFIRNSGAAFSIGENVTWVFSIIMAAVAIAILFQVRKLGSVWWSLALGLLLGGALGNLTDRLFREPSFGMGHVVDFIQLPNFAIFNIADSAVVSAVAIICILTLRGITLDGSRLTSEPKEKPKEKPKDA, encoded by the coding sequence ATGACTGACGAACTTGCTGCGGACTCCGCACGCCCTGTCCCACCATCCCCGCGTCCGCGCCGGGCTGTGCTGATGTCCGTGTTTGCGGGGTTCGCACTTTTCGCCTATGTCCTGGACCAGCTTACAAAGCTGTGGGTAACCTCCTCCATGGTGGAAGGCGAGCGGATCCCCGTGATCCCGCCCCTGCTGCACTGGTACTTCATCCGGAATTCCGGTGCCGCATTTTCCATTGGCGAGAACGTGACCTGGGTGTTTTCCATCATCATGGCCGCCGTTGCCATCGCCATCCTTTTCCAGGTCCGCAAGCTGGGTTCGGTGTGGTGGTCCCTGGCGCTGGGCCTGCTCCTGGGCGGAGCACTGGGCAACCTTACCGACCGCCTGTTCCGGGAGCCGTCCTTCGGGATGGGGCACGTGGTGGACTTTATCCAGCTCCCCAACTTTGCGATTTTCAATATCGCCGACTCAGCGGTGGTCTCCGCCGTGGCCATCATCTGCATCCTGACCCTTCGCGGCATAACGCTGGACGGGAGCCGGCTTACGTCCGAACCCAAGGAGAAGCCCAAGGAGAAGCCCAAGGATGCCTGA
- a CDS encoding cell division protein FtsQ/DivIB — protein sequence MASTRRPTYTSTGRTGGHGPHGTGRPDAAGEDAVISASRSVPEPETQKPGKAGKTRKAGVPLLGRGRKAEQPADSAANVLAFPEPKGKRRKRTVLTVAATLLAIVAALLAGAIFSPVLAVDTIAVSGTRLLTPAQVEAALEPLRGKPLPQITDEEVGRLLEPLVQVKSVSAEARPPSGLAVEVRERVPVALVKQGEQYQLVDVEGVQLASTADPASVSLPVIDGGAGTIGQDLFRATAAVLGALPADVLAKLSNASAQSVDAVELKLVDGQTIIWGNAGEKELKAKVLAALLKVPADPKNPVRVYDVSVPRHPVTR from the coding sequence GTGGCTAGCACCCGCCGACCCACATACACCTCCACCGGCCGGACCGGCGGGCACGGCCCGCACGGCACCGGACGGCCGGACGCGGCTGGTGAAGACGCCGTCATCTCGGCATCCCGGAGTGTTCCGGAACCGGAGACGCAGAAGCCCGGGAAGGCCGGGAAAACCAGGAAAGCCGGGGTGCCGCTGCTTGGCAGGGGACGGAAGGCGGAACAGCCGGCAGATTCCGCGGCCAATGTGCTGGCATTCCCGGAACCGAAGGGCAAACGGCGGAAGCGGACCGTGCTGACAGTTGCTGCAACGCTTCTTGCCATAGTGGCAGCGCTGCTGGCCGGAGCCATTTTTTCGCCAGTCCTTGCTGTGGACACCATTGCCGTGTCGGGCACGCGGTTGCTGACCCCGGCCCAGGTGGAAGCCGCACTTGAGCCGCTGCGGGGAAAGCCGCTTCCGCAAATCACGGATGAAGAGGTGGGCCGCCTCCTGGAACCGCTGGTCCAGGTCAAATCGGTGTCTGCGGAGGCGAGGCCCCCCTCCGGCCTTGCCGTGGAAGTCCGGGAACGCGTCCCGGTGGCCCTGGTCAAGCAGGGGGAGCAGTACCAACTGGTGGACGTCGAGGGAGTCCAGCTGGCCTCGACGGCGGACCCGGCGTCCGTATCGCTGCCCGTCATCGATGGCGGCGCCGGCACCATCGGGCAGGACCTCTTCCGCGCCACGGCCGCCGTCCTTGGCGCGCTGCCGGCAGACGTGCTCGCCAAGCTTTCAAACGCCTCCGCCCAGTCCGTGGACGCGGTGGAACTCAAGCTCGTGGACGGCCAGACCATCATCTGGGGCAACGCGGGCGAGAAGGAACTCAAGGCTAAGGTGCTGGCAGCACTCCTGAAGGTTCCCGCGGATCCGAAGAACCCGGTCAGGGTCTACGACGTCAGCGTGCCACGGCACCCGGTGACCCGCTGA
- a CDS encoding YggT family protein codes for MGIAFGLVYLALLLFFVALIIRLVFDWVQMFAREWRPRGVALVVAHAVYSITDPPLKVLRRMIPPLRLGGISLDLGFLILFIAVSIAMSVTRGLAS; via the coding sequence ATGGGAATCGCTTTCGGACTTGTCTATCTCGCTTTGCTCCTGTTCTTTGTTGCCCTCATCATCCGGCTGGTATTCGACTGGGTGCAGATGTTCGCCCGGGAATGGCGGCCACGGGGCGTCGCGCTGGTGGTGGCCCATGCCGTGTACTCGATCACCGACCCGCCACTTAAGGTGCTGCGCAGGATGATCCCGCCCCTTCGTCTGGGCGGCATCTCGCTGGACCTCGGATTCCTGATCCTGTTCATCGCCGTCAGCATCGCGATGAGCGTCACCAGGGGCCTGGCCTCCTGA
- a CDS encoding DivIVA domain-containing protein, translated as MALTPEDVVNKRFQPTKFREGYDQDEVDDFLDEIVVELRRLNQENDELRKKLAEAGSSVPASSASAPVVEKVPAPAKADKDEAREKAEAEAKAAEAAKKKDIQPAAPAAAAPVAATPSAATPSAESAAGLLAMAQQMHDRHVADGQAQKDKIIAEAQIEASSLVNDAQEKSRKILGALEQQRSVLERKVEQLRGFERDYRSRLKAYIEGQLRDLDARGSVATPEVSEAN; from the coding sequence ATGGCTTTGACGCCAGAAGACGTTGTCAACAAGCGCTTTCAGCCGACCAAGTTCCGTGAGGGCTACGACCAGGACGAAGTTGATGACTTCCTGGACGAGATCGTTGTGGAGCTCCGCCGCCTGAACCAGGAGAACGACGAACTTCGCAAGAAGCTCGCCGAAGCCGGGTCCAGCGTTCCTGCCAGCTCGGCTTCCGCTCCCGTAGTGGAGAAGGTTCCCGCGCCCGCCAAGGCAGACAAGGACGAGGCACGCGAAAAGGCTGAGGCTGAGGCCAAGGCCGCCGAAGCGGCAAAGAAGAAGGACATCCAGCCGGCCGCCCCCGCGGCTGCAGCCCCCGTCGCCGCCACGCCGTCCGCAGCAACGCCTTCCGCCGAATCCGCTGCCGGCCTGCTGGCCATGGCCCAGCAGATGCACGACCGCCACGTCGCTGACGGCCAGGCACAGAAGGACAAGATCATCGCTGAGGCGCAGATCGAAGCCAGCAGCCTGGTCAACGACGCGCAGGAGAAGTCCCGCAAGATCCTTGGCGCCCTCGAGCAGCAGCGCTCCGTCCTGGAACGCAAGGTGGAGCAGCTCCGCGGCTTCGAACGCGATTACCGTTCACGCCTGAAGGCCTACATCGAAGGCCAGCTCCGCGACCTGGACGCCCGCGGTTCAGTGGCCACCCCTGAGGTCAGCGAAGCCAACTAG
- the murC gene encoding UDP-N-acetylmuramate--L-alanine ligase: MNHASIPTLESLGRVHFVGIGGVGMSAVARIMVARGVPVSGSDAKDLPVMAELAAAGARIAVGYAAANLGDAQTVVAGSAIRPDNPELVAAREAGLPVLHRSQALAATMGGDTVVTVAGTHGKSTTTSMVTILLQGAGLDPSFAIGANVPALGVNAAHGTSGIFVAEADESDGSFLNYRPRIAVVTNVEPDHLDHYGTAEAVYESFDRFTGLLPADGLLVACADDAGALALAERTRKRGNTRVLLYGTSAEADLVLHDGGPGDTAVSTPSGRYPLALQVPGRHNALNAAAAFAVALELGVDPGAAAAALAHFSGASRRFELKGEARGVRVFDDYAHHPTEVRAALAAARSVAGGHKVHVLFQPHLFSRTREFAQEFADALNLADTALVLDIYPAREDPIPGVTSQLIADHLGGGGRLVAAADAVAALAAAAAEGDIVLTAGAGDVTAYGPQIVEALRG, encoded by the coding sequence ATGAACCACGCCAGTATCCCCACCCTTGAATCACTGGGACGGGTCCACTTCGTGGGCATCGGCGGGGTGGGCATGTCCGCCGTCGCCAGGATCATGGTGGCGCGCGGTGTGCCGGTGAGCGGATCAGATGCCAAAGACCTCCCCGTCATGGCGGAGCTCGCAGCGGCCGGTGCGCGCATCGCTGTCGGATATGCCGCGGCGAACCTGGGCGACGCCCAGACTGTTGTGGCAGGCTCAGCCATCCGCCCGGACAACCCCGAGCTCGTTGCCGCCCGGGAGGCAGGCCTGCCGGTCCTGCACCGCTCCCAGGCACTGGCAGCCACCATGGGCGGGGACACCGTGGTGACAGTGGCCGGAACCCACGGCAAGTCCACCACCACCTCCATGGTCACCATCCTGCTCCAGGGAGCAGGACTGGATCCCTCCTTCGCGATCGGCGCGAACGTTCCCGCACTCGGCGTCAACGCCGCCCATGGCACTTCCGGGATCTTCGTGGCAGAGGCCGACGAATCCGACGGCTCGTTCCTGAACTACCGCCCGCGGATTGCCGTGGTGACCAATGTTGAACCGGACCACCTGGACCATTACGGCACCGCGGAGGCCGTGTATGAGTCCTTCGACCGGTTCACCGGGCTTCTTCCCGCTGACGGCCTGCTGGTGGCCTGCGCTGACGACGCCGGCGCGCTGGCCCTCGCCGAAAGGACCCGGAAACGGGGCAACACGCGCGTGCTCCTCTACGGAACCTCCGCGGAGGCGGACCTGGTGCTGCACGACGGCGGTCCCGGTGACACAGCGGTCTCCACTCCGTCGGGGCGTTATCCCCTTGCCCTGCAGGTACCGGGCCGGCACAACGCCCTGAACGCCGCCGCCGCCTTCGCCGTCGCCCTTGAACTGGGAGTTGATCCCGGTGCGGCCGCAGCGGCGCTGGCACACTTCTCCGGCGCCTCCCGGCGCTTTGAGCTCAAAGGCGAAGCGCGTGGCGTTCGCGTGTTCGACGACTACGCCCACCATCCGACGGAAGTCCGGGCCGCCCTCGCCGCGGCCCGCTCGGTGGCCGGCGGCCACAAGGTCCACGTCCTGTTCCAGCCCCACCTGTTCTCCCGCACGCGCGAGTTTGCGCAGGAGTTCGCCGACGCGCTCAACCTCGCCGATACCGCCCTGGTGCTCGACATCTACCCTGCCCGCGAGGATCCCATCCCGGGTGTGACCAGCCAGCTCATCGCAGACCACCTGGGTGGGGGAGGGCGCCTGGTGGCAGCAGCGGATGCCGTTGCCGCGCTGGCGGCCGCTGCGGCGGAAGGGGACATCGTGCTGACGGCAGGTGCAGGGGACGTCACGGCCTACGGGCCGCAGATCGTCGAGGCGCTGCGTGGCTAG
- a CDS encoding YggS family pyridoxal phosphate-dependent enzyme yields MSDHLNGDARTAELAGRLTAVQGRISSAAAAAGRVGPLPTLIVVTKFHPAGDIRRLASLGVTDVGENRDQEAAAKAELLADCGLTWHFVGQLQTKKAKSVARYASAVHSVDRLQLVEALAKAVQKEQERTGRAPLDCFIQVSLEDDAGTHRGGAMPAEVPLLADAIAAAEGLRLAGVMAVAPLGAPPEPAFEKLAGVSAQLVAQHPAATAISAGMSQDLEAAIAFGATHLRIGSDILGSRPAVG; encoded by the coding sequence ATGAGTGATCACCTCAACGGCGACGCACGAACGGCGGAGCTGGCCGGGCGGCTGACCGCCGTCCAGGGCCGCATCAGTTCAGCTGCCGCAGCCGCCGGGCGGGTGGGCCCGCTGCCGACACTGATCGTGGTCACCAAGTTCCATCCTGCCGGGGACATCCGCCGGCTGGCGTCGCTGGGCGTGACGGACGTGGGCGAGAACAGGGACCAGGAGGCCGCAGCGAAGGCCGAACTCCTGGCTGACTGCGGACTTACCTGGCACTTCGTGGGCCAGCTGCAAACCAAGAAGGCCAAATCGGTGGCTCGCTATGCTTCGGCTGTCCACTCGGTGGACCGGCTGCAGCTGGTGGAAGCGCTGGCGAAGGCCGTCCAGAAGGAGCAGGAGCGTACCGGGCGGGCGCCTCTGGACTGCTTCATCCAGGTCAGTTTGGAGGACGACGCCGGCACGCACCGCGGCGGCGCAATGCCGGCGGAGGTGCCGCTCCTGGCGGATGCGATAGCCGCCGCCGAAGGCCTGCGCCTGGCGGGCGTCATGGCCGTTGCCCCGCTGGGCGCCCCGCCGGAGCCCGCCTTTGAAAAACTTGCCGGCGTCTCCGCACAGCTGGTCGCGCAGCATCCCGCAGCCACGGCCATCTCCGCCGGCATGAGCCAGGACCTCGAAGCTGCCATAGCCTTTGGGGCGACACACCTGCGAATCGGTTCCGATATTCTCGGATCACGTCCCGCCGTGGGGTAG
- the ftsZ gene encoding cell division protein FtsZ, which translates to MAAPQNYLAVIKVVGIGGGGVNAVNRMIEVGLRGVEFIAINTDAQALLMSDADVKLDVGRELTRGLGAGANPEVGKQAAEDHADEIEEVLRGADMVFVTAGEGGGTGTGGAPVVARIARSLGALTIGVVTRPFTFEGRRRAGSAEAGIDALRDEVDTLIVIPNDRLLSISDRNVSVLDAFRSADQVLLSGVQGITDLITTPGLINLDFADVKSVMQGAGSALMGIGSARGEDRAVKAAELAIASPLLEASIDGAHGVLLSIQGGSDLGLFEINEAARLVQEVAHPEANIIFGAVIDDALGDEARVTVIAAGFDDVKATSPSMDQSQPQVAPQRPAAPAAAPAPSQAPSSGNHQVNVQPVHAGVGAAGLSNWGQQRPSAVPADSGFDVDLPSVVEPDLTGSHSDDLDVPDFLK; encoded by the coding sequence GTGGCAGCTCCGCAGAATTACTTGGCCGTCATCAAAGTCGTCGGCATCGGCGGCGGTGGCGTGAACGCAGTCAACCGCATGATCGAGGTCGGCCTCCGAGGTGTCGAATTCATCGCCATCAATACCGACGCCCAGGCCTTGCTCATGAGCGACGCGGACGTGAAACTCGACGTCGGACGCGAGCTGACCCGCGGTCTTGGCGCCGGCGCCAACCCCGAGGTGGGAAAGCAGGCAGCCGAGGACCACGCGGACGAGATCGAAGAAGTCCTGCGCGGCGCTGACATGGTCTTCGTGACCGCAGGCGAAGGCGGTGGAACGGGTACCGGCGGAGCTCCCGTGGTCGCCCGCATCGCGCGGTCGCTGGGCGCGCTGACCATTGGCGTGGTCACCCGCCCGTTCACGTTCGAGGGCCGCCGCCGTGCAGGTTCCGCCGAGGCAGGCATCGACGCCCTCCGCGACGAAGTGGACACACTGATCGTGATCCCCAACGACCGACTCCTGTCCATCAGCGACCGCAACGTCTCCGTCCTGGACGCGTTCCGCTCCGCCGACCAGGTCCTGCTGTCCGGTGTCCAGGGCATCACCGACCTGATCACCACCCCCGGCCTGATCAACCTGGACTTCGCCGACGTCAAGTCCGTCATGCAGGGTGCGGGTTCCGCGCTTATGGGCATCGGCTCTGCACGTGGTGAGGACCGGGCGGTCAAGGCCGCCGAACTCGCGATCGCCTCGCCGCTCCTGGAAGCCTCCATCGACGGCGCCCACGGTGTCCTGCTGTCCATCCAGGGCGGCTCAGACCTTGGCCTGTTCGAGATCAACGAAGCTGCGCGCCTGGTCCAGGAAGTGGCCCACCCCGAGGCGAACATCATCTTCGGCGCCGTGATCGACGACGCCCTTGGCGACGAGGCCCGCGTGACCGTCATCGCCGCCGGCTTTGACGATGTCAAGGCCACCTCGCCGTCCATGGACCAGTCCCAGCCCCAGGTGGCGCCCCAGCGGCCTGCCGCACCGGCTGCTGCCCCCGCCCCTTCCCAGGCTCCCTCCTCCGGCAACCACCAGGTGAACGTGCAGCCCGTCCACGCGGGCGTGGGTGCCGCAGGGTTGAGCAACTGGGGACAGCAGCGTCCGTCCGCAGTCCCGGCCGACTCCGGCTTCGACGTGGACCTGCCCTCCGTGGTGGAGCCCGACCTGACCGGCAGCCACTCGGACGACCTGGATGTCCCCGACTTCCTGAAGTAG
- a CDS encoding cell division protein SepF translates to MAGALRKTMIYLGLADGDEHYEPEQQTTRKDEDETMEADREERRAPAPVREVSREASYTPEEEYRAPVTPIKRAASSREETSGLRQITTIHPRSYNDAKLIGESFRDGIPVIMNVTDMGEADAKRLVDFSAGLVFGLRGSIERVTNKVFLLSPSYVEVIGDDKKASETQASFFNQS, encoded by the coding sequence ATGGCCGGCGCTCTGCGCAAGACAATGATCTATCTTGGGCTCGCCGACGGCGATGAGCATTACGAGCCCGAGCAACAGACCACACGTAAGGATGAGGACGAAACGATGGAAGCTGACCGCGAGGAGCGCCGTGCACCTGCACCCGTCCGCGAGGTAAGCCGCGAAGCGTCCTACACCCCCGAAGAGGAATACCGCGCGCCAGTGACCCCCATCAAACGTGCGGCCTCGAGCCGCGAAGAAACCAGCGGCCTCCGCCAGATCACCACCATCCACCCCCGCTCCTACAACGACGCCAAGCTCATCGGCGAGAGTTTCCGGGATGGCATTCCGGTGATCATGAACGTCACTGACATGGGCGAGGCTGACGCCAAGCGCCTGGTGGATTTCTCGGCAGGCCTTGTCTTCGGACTCCGGGGGAGCATCGAGAGGGTGACCAACAAGGTGTTCCTGCTGTCGCCGTCGTACGTTGAAGTCATCGGCGATGACAAGAAGGCCAGTGAAACGCAGGCCAGCTTCTTCAACCAAAGCTGA
- a CDS encoding polyphenol oxidase family protein: protein MFHWRAEILPGVSAAFTDSSAGNLALHVGDNPGEVGHRREQLEAAMGVGTGSLRFMNQVHGTNVTVLDQGSGTPEADGIVSRGLPLAVMVADCIPVLLAGNSADGPVLAAVHAGRPGVAGGVIPAALETMKSLGATGVRAWLGPSICGSCYEVPPALRDEVAGAVPAAWSTTSWGTPGLDLPAGARSQLEQAGVPVEYAGPCTLETDSLYSYRRAKDTGRFAGLVWCHE, encoded by the coding sequence TTGTTCCACTGGCGCGCCGAGATTCTTCCCGGAGTTTCGGCGGCGTTCACTGACAGCAGCGCCGGAAACCTGGCCCTGCATGTAGGAGACAACCCGGGTGAGGTAGGGCACCGCCGTGAACAGCTCGAAGCTGCCATGGGGGTGGGGACGGGCAGCCTGAGGTTCATGAACCAGGTGCATGGAACCAACGTGACCGTCCTGGACCAGGGAAGTGGGACGCCGGAGGCTGACGGCATCGTGTCGCGCGGCCTCCCGCTCGCTGTCATGGTTGCGGACTGCATTCCCGTCCTGCTGGCCGGAAACTCGGCGGACGGGCCGGTCCTGGCGGCCGTCCACGCAGGGCGGCCGGGCGTTGCCGGCGGCGTTATTCCGGCAGCGCTGGAAACGATGAAGTCCCTTGGTGCCACTGGAGTACGTGCCTGGCTGGGCCCCTCCATCTGCGGGAGCTGCTACGAGGTACCGCCAGCCCTCCGGGACGAGGTGGCCGGCGCTGTACCTGCCGCCTGGTCCACCACATCCTGGGGTACTCCCGGGCTGGACCTGCCGGCCGGCGCGCGCAGCCAGCTTGAGCAGGCCGGGGTCCCCGTGGAATACGCCGGGCCCTGCACGCTGGAGACGGACTCGCTCTACTCCTACCGCCGCGCCAAGGACACCGGACGTTTTGCCGGTTTGGTCTGGTGCCATGAGTGA